The genomic DNA TGGATTGACGGAAGCACCAGTAATGTACTGGATGCTCAAACACCTACAAGAAGACGTGTATTTTTTAGTGTTCTTATAACATTGTTTAAAGAATCCATAAAaggattatttaaaaaaataatttaaaatatatgtaaaagttataactacacaattttcaacccaatttttttttaatttttaaatgctTAAATAATACCCAACTATTAAGTCGACTAACTTATATTTGATCAGTCATCACAAACTTAACATTTTTGTTTCCTACTTTTCACTACCcccatttctttttcttaatttttctcAGCCATGAATTTTGTGAAGAATCAATTGCACAATCATATGTGAGATGAGTGGCTTAATGATTGTTTGATTAGATATATTTGATAATGTTAGCAAAATTATTGAACATTTTTAGAATATGAAAACTCAAATGACAATCGTaatttgtataaaatttatgtattttgagttttttaggtcattttatttatgtatttggtaAACTTGGTATTCGTTGATTAGTCAATATATATTTAAAGGAGGGGTTAAATTACATCAAAGTAATGTTACACTGCTCAATATCATTTTACtagattcatatatatatatttttttaaatttaactgTTAAATATTGTAAGTTTATATCATTTAGATCACCCATGTAAATTTTACATAAATCTAAAATCATTAGATATGTTATTGAGACCCATAAAGATTAACGGTTTATTCCTTTTTATATAGCACCGTTAATCTCGATGATTCTCAAACATAAAACAACATAGTATTTGACAataataacatgacatatcattaAAAATGGAACAATATGTCTATTTCTTTTAATGGATATAAGTAGTTATTTGAATCCTTGCCATTCTCAActcaaaacaaaagtaaaaaatgcaAAACATTTGAGCCAAATCAGGAGGCATTGAAGTACTAATGTTTATAGACATGCTTAGTCTGGTGCTTTTAAGATTGAATAAAATAGTATGAAATTATAacagagaaaaacaaaattaaaaattacatttacttCAATTCTTCTTGCCCTCTTCTCCATCATTTTCCACGTAAGCCTTTTTCCTTCTATCAGCCCCCGCAAACAAACAAATCAACAGAAAACATGTGGCATAAATCCCGTGAATTTTCCAATTACTCTTCGGCGGTTGCCGCAACACCACCTTATGAAACACCGTTACGTAGTAATGAAGGCCAATTGAAAAACCCACGAAAATCTGACCCAGGCTCAAAAACTTCGACCCAAGCCCACATTCAGTGGAAAAGACAAGAACAAGGTACATGACAAGTAACAGTAGATAAAAAACGTAAccaagagtttgaagtacttGAAAGCATATATACGTGGATTGTGAAGTAGTGAATAGAAACTTCAATGGTTCAACTCCAGTAATTAACGTTGAAATGCAGAGAGTGGTGAAGTAGAGTGAGAGGTAAATTTGGATGAAGATTAAGATTTTTTGAAGTGAgaaatatgttttgattttgttgcATAGGAGAGAGACTAACAGTAGAGGGATTAATACGAAAATAGAAGAAACTAAGGTGGCTATGGTTGGTGCATATTTTTTGCCTACGTAGGGTTTGAATCCTTTTGTCATTTGGTAGTTGGCTTCTGTGATGTAAGCTTTTGAGGTTGTTGAGATTCTTTCTAGGTCTGGAAGTAGTGTGCGGTGAAATCTGTTTGGTAGATCTTTGAACTCTGAAAGtgaaacaaaatcatcatcttcatcttcttcttgttcttccaATGTATGACTAGGCGGTGCTTGTttctttggttttttgtttgtCTCGTgagtttgtgtttttatttggtttttgtcGGTGGTGGCTTTTGTAGTTTTGTTACTTGCTTTCACGAGATCTAATGTGTTTTTGGTTGATGTTGAGTTTAGCTTCTTGAActttgtggtggtggtggtggaattCAGCTTCTTGAGGGTAGTGTTGGATGGTGTGAGTTTAGATGATGCATTTTTGGAGTGATTAAGGTTACCGGATTTAACGGTTTTAGTggaatttttattggtttttatgattttggtttggtttttggGAGAATTAAGGTTACTACTAGATttgatgattttggtttggtttttggAGGAATTAAGGTTATTAGATTTgatggttttggtttggtttttggAGGAATTAAGGTTACTACTAGatttgagggttttggtttggtttttggAGGTGGAAGTGGAACTATTGGGTTTGATTAGTTTGGTGGATTGGGTGTTGGTTTTCTTCTCATTTTGGTGTTCTTTTTGAACCTCTTCTTCTAGCATTCTTCTTCTATGGATAGACAAGTGTGTGTTGCTCTGGAGTTGAGGTTCGGACCACCAAGAACAAGAGCAAAGAGaagcaaaaagaaataaaaataaaagaagagagagtaggAGTACCTTTCTATAACGCAAGTACATTAGATGAGCCATTTGCTTTGGGTAAGATCTAGGCTCCCGAAGATATGGGAAAGGGAGAGGGTGATTAGTGAAGGATTTTTATACTATgcaatttttaacatttttgtttatgGGTTAAGAGAAGAAGTGAAACAAACTTTGAGTGGATCGGAAGTGTGTGCTGCCAACGTAGCAAGGAGCATGTGGTTGCATAAATGGGTAGAAGAATATCAATATAACCATATAGTATTCATTTGAGtaaatacataaaattaaaaaataaaatgttatgaGGGAGAGCTGGATGGAAGATGATTGGAGTGAGACCTTATCACATGGTTTACGGAGACCCTTGTACCCCAATCAGCTTTTGGGGACCCCAAGTATTACTTACTATTCTTTTCTAATAATATCATATCATGTACTAAAACTTCTTCACTATGTGTGCCTTTTTCACACATGCCGTatgaagaaattaaataaacGGTTAATTAACTTTATGGTgatttagtccctataaaataaaattataatttttaattcctaTGAACTTTTTTATCAGTATTTTTAATCCCTGTTAAAAGTTTCCATCAATAGTTTTGGTATCTAAAAtacttaagaaaaatgtcacagggactaaaagtataattttattttgtagggactaaaacttaattaacccttaaataaATCGAGGCGTGCAAACTGATTTTAAATAAGGAGAATATTAACCGGTGCCTCCGGAGCATTGGTTAAGCACCgaataaagtaaatttttattaaaaagtaatgtaattattacttaataaaaaatgacagtttatattttcaaaacaaaaaattttattttatacaagggaaaatgctatttctctagaaaaataGTATCAAGAATTTATCAAAACACAGTTGACAAGTTTTAATTgcgtaatttatttttattaaaaaaaggattgcatgatttatttgttcacttACTATTTTTCACTCACATCTCCTTAAATTGTGACAAATAATGCATTGTGATTGATTgttatttattcttaaaaaattcttgatttttttttccttcctagAGATGTATCATTGCTCATTAAAAAGACCCTTTAAATAATGCGGTGAATATTAATGTCTAGATTGATATTTGACGTATTGCAATGGAATCCGATGCGATCTAATGAATGCACCGTGACAAAACTATGGAAAAAATGGTTTCAAGGTGAGAGAGTGAGAGACACTGATACTAGTTGAAATTGCTGACTTGgttataaacaaacaaacaaaggcTGAGTTGGATAAACAAATTGGCCAATTATTGTTTTACTATCTCTATTaaatttagaaataattttatgTCTCAAGCAAGAAAACTCTcataattatatacaaaattaattcaagTTCTTCtaatttacatattttaaagattttttttatcatcactGAATTATTTACCGTACCCTtacatattttcaaaatataaaaacttatcaaatacaaaaaaatacacTTGATTAATAAGATGACAATAATATTTAGCTATAATGAAAGTGAAAACATCTTGTATATATTGTAGTGTTTATATTATTCAGTCTATGAATTCAGATTTTACTTTTCATTCATAAACACTAGCTATCATGGTATCAAAGCCAGGAAAATCTTACAGATGATTAAATAAAAGTTTACTAATGTACTATCGGGACAACAAAACTTTCTCATCATTATCATGAGTTTCATAATATTCTTCTCCTTCCACCTTTAGTTGTTCCATTTCTGATTCAACTAATGCAACCATTCTTGCTCGCTCCTTGTCCCTCGGGTATGTGAAATAGAGAAATGAATAAATGAAGACACATACTGCAATTGGAATTGCAATTGTGCTATAAAGTGCCTTAGCAAGTGATGCCGCATTTTCTCTATCAGTTTCAATGATCTTCACAGAATTTGAAGATCCTTTTGGAATTGGTTTATAACCATAAACATGTTGAGCTAAAACGCCAACAATTGGTGGAGCAAAAGAAGCCAATGTACTCTCAAAAGATCGATCCAAAGCATATATAGCCGCTCGCGATTTCTCAGGGACTATTTCTGCAAATATTGGATCATTAGTTGCTGGTGCACACCAGAAAGTAATTAATCCCAAAATGACTAAAACCAAACCATGTACGAAGGGCGTGGATGGATCATTAggcaataataacaacaaaattgCTGCTAAAGGAATGGTTGAACCCGCACTTATTTGTGCCAACATTATTCTTCCGGTGTTTGGTAACCGTTGAGATAAAAAATCCCCAAACCATCCTCCAAATAGACCACCAAATGAATTAGAAATTATAAATACTGTCCAAATAATTGCTGTTGTACCATGTGAGAAGCCTATTAGTTCTAACCAAAGAGTGAAAAATGATAAACTTGACCCTCGAAACGATCCAAATACTCCCTGAGCTACAATTATCTGAAATGATGGAACTTTTATGACTGTTTTTGCTTCTGTTATTAGATCTTTCATTTCTGaataaaaggacttgtttggagTTTGATATGATGTAGTAATTTTGTTGTCTTTTGGAAAGTGTGGATCATTAGCAAAGATGCGTACTAATATACCAACTATGACACTCACCAATGCAACAATGTGAAAAGCTATTCTCCAACCAGATATACCAAAGATTGATGTTGAGGCTAGTAGTACTGCAAAGAGAGAACCAATGATGCTTCCGAGGTTTCCTGTTAGATGAAGCCACCCAAAAGCTACACCACGGTTGCTATCAATTGTGGAGTCGGCAATTAGGGACTGGATTGCTGGAATAACGATGGCTAGTCCAATCCCATTGAAAGCTCTTGAAATTGCAACCTATTGTACATGTTAGAGTATAGTAACTACAACCTTCTCAACACTTAATGTGTGTAGTTTTACTGCTAGGGTCTTTAGAATCCAAAAAAGTGCAAATCTAACTACCTTTTCAAAATGTTTCACTTTTAGAGCTAGATGGAATCATCAATTTAGTATCTAAAAGCATCACTCTTTATAAATGTAGTAAATAATTTCTCAAGTATATAAAATCCGTTAATTTATCATACTATTAAGATGTTATGGattaaattaactaattttcttttatattatcCCGAAGGTTCCTATGGAAAGGCGACCTAATAATCCGAAGTTCGGCTAAGAAATAACTAAAGTCCGACTAATAATTATTCCACATGAATCGAACTCAAGTTCTACCGAATGATTTGTCTAAGAGAGATCATTAAGACTTGAAACCAATAACTAAATCTATCTAAGTGTGTACTgtatcaaaattgtttttttttttttggaatataaatatgagttgttaagtgacAATGAATTTTCACTATCAAAACAGTTGTAGAAAAGTACTAGAATAAAAAAGTGAAGTTTTAAGAATCAATTTTTcattatgaaatgaaaaaagaaaaagtaaataatataaaaaaagtctAGTTGTCTTTGTTCTATAGATTATGATaactttttgacaaaaaagatgATCAGTTATAAAAGCACTGAACCCACTATGTCCATAACCAAAACAATCATAATAAACAAGCctatgaaaaattgaaaagagagGTAAGAACCTGCAAGAAGGTGGAGGAGACAGCAACGAGGAATGTAGCGGCAGCCCAAAGAAAAGCACCAAGAGCAATGACATGTGCACGATTGTGTCGTGTGGCAAGGTAAGCAGCAAGAGGGTAACAGAATGCTTGAACCAGGGATCGGAAAAGAGTGAGAGAACCTAACGCAGTTGGGTCAGCGTTGAGTTCATCACCAATCTCTTTGTATACTCCTGGTAACAATGACTCATCAGCTCTCTCCATAATACCTGCTAGATTTACCAGTACCAATGTTACTGTCTCTGGTTTCATCATCTTTGTCTTTGTTTTCTATGGATGATGAATAACTCTGTTTTGTGTTTCAAGGTATTTGTTAGGTCTTTGGAGGAGACTGAGAGATGGGGTTGACTGGAATGTGTATGGGGATGGGCATGAGTAGAAGAAagttttggagagaagagaaGATGCATTGATTGTTAAGACACTGTATGTGGCTCAAAAGTCAGGACATTTCCAAGAGTTGTGACTTTTGGCCTACTATAAATCAGATATTTTCGTAGAGAAAGTACTCCCTCcttctcaaaatataagcaaattttactttttaggttcattcaattaatgatgtatgtggtccataatatgaaccacatacatcattaattgaatgaacctaaaaagtaaaatttgcttatattttgaaacggagggagtagtgattaagatgattaaaatggtaaaagtaatgaatttaactttttagaagtcaaaatattattgaatccAATGCAAACATACTACTTTTTGTTATCTTAACTGATGTCCTTCGAGTATCCTAAATGTGTGTTTGAATGGAGGTTTTACGAGGGGAAATTATGAaagtttacttttcatttttaaattatgaacactatgaaatgttttttaaagagttaaaatattaacatgataaatgatcatataatattttaatcgcacttaatttattttagaaaaacatgttatatagtctgtaatttaaaaataaatattaaaccCTTCCATCCCTTCCCTCTCCTAAACCCTTAATCCAAACACACTCGAGTACTTGGTAGCTTAACCCATTTTCAATTCAAcacacaatttatttataatatttgaattcaattaatgccatgaaaaaacaaaaatgcgAGAGTATACACAAGCAAAACATTTCCTTTCCTTTCACCCCTTTGctaagaaattttgattttactaATTTTCTGACGAAATATCTCATTCTTTTGGAGTAAACAACTAAATTTCTCATTTACAATGTTGAACACGTTCTACTAGATCCTTGAcatcataaatattttaaatttgtagtAAACATCAAATTCGTCTTGCAATAACTATCATATTTgatcattttgcataaattaataaaaatgaactCATGATAAAAGGCCGCATAGACATTGGATGTGTCGAtacatgatgattttgaacacGAATTCTTCACCTCTAAATGGAGCTAAAATAAGGGCATAATACAATCTAAAAAGCCATAACATGATGTATCTTTCTCTATCTAAATGGAGctatcattttttcaaataaggCTCCACAATTCCTTGCATATATGAACTATCGGGACAACAAAACTTTCTCATCATTATCATCAAACTCTATGTTCTCTTCCCTTGGATAATCTAAATCATCATCAACCTTGCTACTTTCTTTACCTTTCAGTTCTTTTGATTCTAAAACATGAATTTCGCaatattcttctttttctcttgtgcAATCTTCCACCTCTAGTTGCTTCATTTCTGATTCCTCTAATGCAACCATTCTTGCTCGATCTCTGTCTCTCGGGTATGTGCAGTAAAGGAATGAGTAGATGCCGACACAAAGTGTCAAAGGAATTACAAAAACAATACAGATCGCCTTGGCGAGTGATGCTGCATTTTCCCTATCTGTTTCGATTTCAACAGAATCAGAAGATCCTTTTGGAACTGGTCTATAACCAAAAACATTTTGTGCCAATAATCCAACAACAGGAGGAGCAAATGATTGCAATATAGACTCGAAAGATTGATCCAAAGCATATATAGCTGTCCGGGACTTCTCAGGAACTATTTCTGCAAATATTGGACTGTCCACAtagttaaattttgaaaaaaacattaatgaCAGGCCAGCAGTCAATGACTCAATATTCAGTAGTTGTTAGTTTGAATTACTATATATAGTTAGGTTCCCAAGAAGTTACCATTTTAGATTTTTAGGATATATAcaaaattgacacataaatACGCTACAAAATTTTCTCAATATATATGCGCAAAAATCATTAAAGGTACTAATATAAAAGAGTTAGTACATACTTGTTGGTTGCTGGAGCATTCCAGGATGTAGCAAATCCCATGATGACTAAAACCAGACCATGCATGAAGGCTGTGGATGGATCATCAGGTAACATTAACAACAGAATGGCTGCTAAAGGAACAGCTGAACCAGCACTTATTTGGGACAACATTATTCTCCCAGTGTTTGGTAACCGTAGGGATAAATAATCTCCGAACCATCCTCCAAACAGAGACCCAAATGAAGCAGAAACTATAAAGAAGGTCCAGAGAATTGCTGTTGTACCATGTGAGAAGCCTATTAGTTCTAACCAAAGAGTGGCAAATGACAAACCTGACCATGGGAATGATCCAAAAACTCCCTGAGCTACTATTATCTGAAACGATGGAATTTTTATAACCGATTTTGCTTCTTTTATTAGGTCTTTTATTTCAGAATAAAAGGACTGGTTTGAAGTTTGATATCTGTTGTCATTTTTTGGAAAGTGTGGATCATTAGCATAGATGCGTACCAATATACCAACTATAACACTAATCAATGCAACCAGATGAAAAGCTATTCTCCAACCAGATATGCCAAAGATTGATGTTGAGGCTAGTAGTACTGAGAAAAGACCACCAATAATACTTCCAAGGTTTCCTGTTAGTTGTAGCCACCCAAATGCCACACCACGGTTGCTATCAATGGTGGAGTCAGCAACTAGAGACTGAATTGCTGGAATTACAATGGCTAGTCCAATGCCATTTAATCCTCTTGAAATTGCCACCTAATCATATTTATGCAAAACTATAATCATTTATTGATGAACAATGCCATTCACTATACTTACCAAATATATAGATTAGTAATGTTGTCATTCACCATTAGCTCTCACTGgttaataacattttttcaaGAGCTTAAAACACTTTTTGAGATGCTACTTCACTCATTTTTATCCTCATATCTTAATTAAAGATATATTTTCAGCTAATTTCACCACAGTTTACAaacatttcaaattcaatcagcTATTTTTTCAACTATTCGCTAATTATAAAGTAACACATTGCCTTGCCTAAGATAGAGAAGTTTCTAAGGATGCAGCAGCAGTAAAGAGTTTAGATTTAACGTCCCCATAACTTCTACACTAACAACTAACTGTTCCCATGGACAGCTGGGACTAGGGGTCCAAAATTCCATTTAGTAACTACCAAGTCTAGGCAAAATAAAAGTTGACTTGAACCAAAGTTCCATGTGGCCAAACAAGTCAAAAGGAGAGGTAAATAAGAACCTGTAAGAAGGTGGAGGAGATGGCGACGAGGAAAGTGGCAGCAGCCCAAAGAAAAGCACCTAGAGCAATAACATGTGCACGATTGTGTCGCGTGGCCAGGTAAGCAGCCAGAGGGTAACAGAATGATTGAACAAGGGATCGGAAAAGAGTGAGGGAACCTAACGCAGTTGGATCAGCGTTAAGTTCAGCACCAACCTCTTTGTATACTCCTGGAAGCAATGACTCATCAGCTCTCTGCATAATACTTGCTAGATTTACCAGCACCAATGTCAATGTCTCTGCCTTCATCTTTCTTTAAATGATTACAAACTGTTCCGTTTACCACTCTGTATGCATATCGGAGATTGGACCGGAGATGGCTTTCGACGGTCAACGGTATTTGCTTCTTGCCTCAATACAAGCTGCTGATGTGATGCATATAGGTCATGATGGTATGACCATGttaatggtttggtttgatCTCTACATCCATACATCACGGTTTTCTTTCTTTAGTGACAATCTTTAATTGAATCGATATCTTGTACGACATACCacacataaaattttaaatttgcaaCTGGTATTTGTTTATTAGCAAAAATCTTGCTAAGTGCTAACCCATGTGCAATTTTGTCGATGTATGTGATGTGAATAtaactaaaattatataaaacaagttggtgaattttaaaaaataacaagttgATGGTCTAGTATGAAActcttgaaattgaaattgccaCCTAATATAAAGCAACAAGTAGGAGTTAGAAAACGAATCATCATATTTATAATTATGCAAATAATCTTGGTCTAATTCTTTTAAGGTTTGCTTCTGCAGCGCATTTAACAAATcctaaatggaaaaaaaattgtccctaaatataagaccTTCTATAATTTTCTATATGCATTtataactttctttttcttcaaaaatacaTTATCTATTGATACTACTAATTTATCTACCAACATCAAAGGTTAacattgaatatatttatatataaatgataatttaacaatagtgatacaaattttttaatccAACAAATTTTTCAATACATGTGATCGTGTTCTCAAATATACAACGTTAACGACATGATCATTGATTCTGAATCAAACAAGATGGGAAAACAAACAACGTTGCGACTAGACGACGAACAAAACATCGACTTAATGAAATgacaaaatcacataaaaaacttatatatgtgaaaattacttatttaaattaACAAGGTGGACAAATTGATGCCAAGAGGGtaatttcttatatataaaaaatacacaaaaccACCCCTTATCGGTGGATGAAGAAGGAGAGAATTTAAAGAGATTAAGTAAAAAGAAATGCTGAAAAACGTAATCAAGTTTACTTTCATCAAAGAGTCaagataaaaatacaatatgtATACAGCCCAAAGCATTGaaaagttctttaaaaaaaaacattgaaaagtTCTTCACATCaatgtttgaactttgaatttctctataaaaattgtatttttcccCCACCTCAACTCCATTTACAAGCTTCAAAGTTATATTTATGTATAGAGTTAGTGGCACGCCACTCTAGCTTTGCGTCATTTCTTTTGAATGATGCAACTATGCAAAGTCAACCAGAGAATGAGAACAAGAGCAGCACTCTCTTTTTAACATTCTCTCCaatactcatttttttattggctTAAATCATAGTGAGTCTCACATTTTGGAAATAGATACTACTTAAAGTGATGAGTCATACATTGGTTTCATCCAACAAGAGAATGAGTGTTGAAGAGAGAGTGTCCTTAACATTTCTCATGAGAACAAACATGGAAGTTTCAGCACTAACCATGTAAGTATATATAAATGTTCATGCCAAAATGCACAAAACAAGCAACAGGCAATAAAGAAATTTGGTCCCTTCCATTGTTGGGTGTAAGAAAATTTCTGCTATTGCTAATATCTCGTCCAACAACTACAAAACATGATGTGTTCCTCAGCTTCAGAGGAGAGGATACTCGTGACAACTTCACAAGTCATCTTTATGCAGAATTGCatggaaaaaatattgaaacattTATAGATTATAGACTTGGCAGAGGCGAAGAAATTTCACCAGCACTAGACAAAGCAATAGAAGAATCAACAATTTATGTGGTCATTTTGTCAGAAAAGTATGCTTCTTCCACATGGTGCTTGGATGAATTCACAAAGATACTGGAATGTAAGGAGAGATATGGAAGGGAAGTGATACCTGTCTTCTATAAGGTGGATCCGTCAACTGTTAGGCATCAGAGAGAGAGCTATGCCGAAGCTTTTGTTAAGCATCAACAACGATATAGCTGCAGAGTGGACGAGTGGAAGGCTGCTCTAAACCAAGTAGCTGGACTCTCAGGCTGGGATTCACAAGTAACCAGGTCAGTCACTATTTTCTTTACATGCACTTGACATTAGTACTCAGGCTGGGATTCAAAGGTGGTTTTGTTATTTACATGAAATATTATCTATGATTTAAGCAAATCCATCATAATTTTAATAAGTTCGTTAACTAAATTTGCTAAACTTGATATAGTTTGACTTGTTTGATTCAAGTTGTTTGTGAACTTTAATCGTGTCAAACTCGAATCAAGTTTTGAGTtgaaccaattcttatcgagtcgagtTTAAACGAGTTTGACTCAACTCGATTCATTTCCAACCCTAATTGGGACGAAAAATCTTAAATGATACTTgatttgaaatgaatgaagtatTATGAGACTGTcttatgaaaatggacaaataGTTTTATAGAAGACCCTGTATATAGAGGATGTACCTAGTAATATAAGTGTGAATCGTGCATATAATTTCCTATCAGTTCATCCTCCACTTGTTTCATCGGTTCCTGTTGACTCGTTGTGGCATAAAGAGTTGTGCTTTTTGCTTGGCGTTTGTTCCGAGACAGGTTGCCTACAAAGGACAATTTGCATCGGCGTGGTGTTCTTGATCGTGACTCAAGGATGTGTGTGGCTGGGTGTGGTTCGATCGAATCTTCCCAGCACTTGTTTTTACATTGTAATATTTTTGGGGCTGTTTGGCATT from Medicago truncatula cultivar Jemalong A17 chromosome 8, MtrunA17r5.0-ANR, whole genome shotgun sequence includes the following:
- the LOC25501919 gene encoding uncharacterized protein; this translates as MAHLMYLRYRKVLLLSLLLFLFLFASLCSCSWWSEPQLQSNTHLSIHRRRMLEEEVQKEHQNEKKTNTQSTKLIKPNSSTSTSKNQTKTLKSSSNLNSSKNQTKTIKSNNLNSSKNQTKIIKSSSNLNSPKNQTKIIKTNKNSTKTVKSGNLNHSKNASSKLTPSNTTLKKLNSTTTTTKFKKLNSTSTKNTLDLVKASNKTTKATTDKNQIKTQTHETNKKPKKQAPPSHTLEEQEEDEDDDFVSLSEFKDLPNRFHRTLLPDLERISTTSKAYITEANYQMTKGFKPYVGKKYAPTIATLVSSIFVLIPLLLVSLLCNKIKTYFSLQKILIFIQIYLSLYFTTLCISTLITGVEPLKFLFTTSQSTYICFQVLQTLGYVFYLLLLVMYLVLVFSTECGLGSKFLSLGQIFVGFSIGLHYYVTVFHKVVLRQPPKSNWKIHGIYATCFLLICLFAGADRRKKAYVENDGEEGKKN
- the LOC25501920 gene encoding high affinity nitrate transporter 2.5, producing the protein MMKPETVTLVLVNLAGIMERADESLLPGVYKEIGDELNADPTALGSLTLFRSLVQAFCYPLAAYLATRHNRAHVIALGAFLWAAATFLVAVSSTFLQVAISRAFNGIGLAIVIPAIQSLIADSTIDSNRGVAFGWLHLTGNLGSIIGSLFAVLLASTSIFGISGWRIAFHIVALVSVIVGILVRIFANDPHFPKDNKITTSYQTPNKSFYSEMKDLITEAKTVIKVPSFQIIVAQGVFGSFRGSSLSFFTLWLELIGFSHGTTAIIWTVFIISNSFGGLFGGWFGDFLSQRLPNTGRIMLAQISAGSTIPLAAILLLLLPNDPSTPFVHGLVLVILGLITFWCAPATNDPIFAEIVPEKSRAAIYALDRSFESTLASFAPPIVGVLAQHVYGYKPIPKGSSNSVKIIETDRENAASLAKALYSTIAIPIAVCVFIYSFLYFTYPRDKERARMVALVESEMEQLKVEGEEYYETHDNDEKVLLSR
- the LOC25501921 gene encoding uncharacterized protein isoform X1, producing MKAETLTLVLVNLASIMQRADESLLPGVYKEVGAELNADPTALGSLTLFRSLVQSFCYPLAAYLATRHNRAHVIALGAFLWAAATFLVAISSTFLQVAISRGLNGIGLAIVIPAIQSLVADSTIDSNRGVAFGWLQLTGNLGSIIGGLFSVLLASTSIFGISGWRIAFHLVALISVIVGILVRIYANDPHFPKNDNRYQTSNQSFYSEIKDLIKEAKSVIKIPSFQIIVAQGVFGSFPWSGLSFATLWLELIGFSHGTTAILWTFFIVSASFGSLFGGWFGDYLSLRLPNTGRIMLSQISAGSAVPLAAILLLMLPDDPSTAFMHGLVLVIMGFATSWNAPATNNPIFAEIVPEKSRTAIYALDQSFESILQSFAPPVVGLLAQNVFGYRPVPKGSSDSVEIETDRENAASLAKAICIVFVIPLTLCVGIYSFLYCTYPRDRDRARMVALEESEMKQLEVEDCTREKEEYCEIHVLESKELKGKESSKVDDDLDYPREENIEFDDNDEKVLLSR
- the LOC25501921 gene encoding uncharacterized protein isoform X2 translates to MKAETLTLVLVNLASIMQRADESLLPGVYKEVGAELNADPTALGSLTLFRSLVQSFCYPLAAYLATRHNRAHVIALGAFLWAAATFLVAISSTFLQVAISRGLNGIGLAIVIPAIQSLVADSTIDSNRGVAFGWLQLTGNLGSIIGGLFSVLLASTSIFGISGWRIAFHLVALISVIVGILVRIYANDPHFPKNDNRYQTSNQSFYSEIKDLIKEAKSVIKIPSFQIIVAQGVFGSFPWSGLSFATLWLELIGFSHGTTAILWTFFIVSASFGSLFGGWFGDYLSLRLPNTGRIMLSQISAGSAVPLAAILLLMLPDDPSTAFMHGLVLVIMGFATSWNAPATNKNSS